A single window of Paenibacillus sp. SYP-B4298 DNA harbors:
- a CDS encoding pyruvate, water dikinase regulatory protein: MKAYKTIYACSDAIGETAEAVARATMRQFPGSEVRLKRYGHIRSEEEIVHIVREAAETGGFIAFTLVQPELREMMKEEALRCGVPVVDVMGPMMQTFIDVFNGYPKRQPGLLHALDEDYFRRIEAMEFAVKFDDGKDARGLLQAQVVLVGVSRTSKTPLSIFLAHKGIKVANFPIIPEVKVPEELDPQPGRLIVGLTMKPDHMINIRKERLKAMGLPPASQYTSLERIHQELEYAAKIMERVQARVIDVTDRSIEETAGIVATWLSELNRS; the protein is encoded by the coding sequence ATGAAAGCATATAAAACCATCTATGCCTGCTCCGATGCGATTGGGGAAACGGCAGAGGCGGTCGCCAGAGCGACGATGAGACAGTTTCCAGGGAGCGAGGTGAGATTGAAGCGTTATGGCCACATCCGCTCCGAGGAGGAGATTGTCCACATTGTCAGGGAAGCGGCGGAGACGGGCGGGTTTATCGCCTTCACGCTGGTGCAGCCTGAGCTGCGCGAGATGATGAAGGAGGAGGCGCTGCGCTGCGGCGTACCCGTCGTGGATGTGATGGGGCCGATGATGCAGACCTTCATTGATGTGTTCAACGGCTATCCCAAGCGCCAGCCCGGCCTGCTTCATGCGCTGGATGAGGATTATTTCCGTCGGATCGAAGCGATGGAATTCGCAGTCAAGTTCGATGACGGCAAGGATGCCCGCGGCCTGCTGCAGGCCCAGGTGGTATTGGTCGGTGTGTCCCGCACCTCGAAGACGCCGCTGAGCATTTTCCTCGCGCACAAGGGCATCAAGGTGGCGAACTTTCCGATTATACCGGAGGTGAAGGTGCCCGAGGAGCTGGACCCGCAGCCTGGAAGATTGATTGTGGGCTTGACGATGAAGCCGGATCATATGATTAACATTCGCAAGGAGCGGCTCAAGGCGATGGGGCTGCCGCCCGCCTCCCAATATACTTCTCTGGAGCGCATCCATCAGGAGCTGGAGTATGCGGCCAAGATCATGGAGCGAGTTCAGGCTCGGGTCATTGATGTGACCGACCGGTCGATCGAGGAAACCGCAGGCATCGTGGCTACGTGGCTGAGCGAGCTGAATCGCTCTTAA
- the glpX gene encoding class II fructose-bisphosphatase codes for MERELALELVRVTELAALASAPWMGRGDKNSADGAATEAMRRMFDSVSMRGTVVIGEGEMDEAPMLYIGEEVGNMQGPQVDVAVDPLEGTVLVAKGLNNAMSVLAIAPKGRLLHAPDMYMEKLAVGPALAGKLSLLDPVRTTVEKAALALGKPLSDLTVMILDRDRHESIITELRSCGVRIKFLSAGDVAGAMAPAFPETGIDLYLGSGGAPEGVLAAAALKCLGGEIQGRLMPEDDEQFERCLGMGLQDPRRLLTMNDMVGDDDVIFTATGITPGEFLGGVRYLPDQRAETDSVVMRAKTRTIRYIKSLHYLPNKSLLRNV; via the coding sequence ATGGAGAGAGAACTTGCACTGGAGCTTGTACGGGTTACGGAACTGGCTGCGCTGGCGTCAGCGCCCTGGATGGGGCGCGGCGATAAGAATAGTGCCGATGGCGCGGCGACGGAGGCAATGCGCCGTATGTTTGATTCGGTATCGATGCGGGGAACGGTCGTCATCGGCGAAGGCGAGATGGACGAGGCGCCGATGCTCTATATCGGGGAAGAGGTCGGCAATATGCAAGGGCCGCAGGTCGATGTGGCTGTCGATCCACTCGAGGGCACGGTGCTTGTAGCCAAGGGGCTGAACAATGCGATGTCCGTACTGGCCATTGCTCCCAAGGGCAGGCTGCTGCACGCTCCAGATATGTATATGGAAAAGCTGGCTGTCGGCCCTGCGCTTGCAGGCAAGCTGAGTCTGCTGGACCCGGTGCGCACGACAGTAGAAAAGGCAGCGCTTGCGCTCGGCAAGCCGTTGTCCGATCTGACGGTGATGATTCTCGATCGCGACCGTCATGAGAGCATCATCACGGAATTGCGTAGCTGCGGGGTACGGATCAAGTTTTTGTCTGCTGGCGATGTGGCTGGCGCGATGGCTCCCGCCTTCCCTGAGACAGGCATTGACTTGTATCTTGGCTCGGGCGGTGCGCCTGAGGGCGTGCTGGCAGCCGCTGCGCTGAAATGCCTGGGCGGAGAAATCCAGGGTCGGCTTATGCCGGAGGATGATGAGCAGTTCGAGCGTTGCCTCGGCATGGGATTGCAGGACCCGCGCAGACTGCTGACGATGAATGACATGGTTGGCGATGACGATGTCATCTTTACGGCAACCGGCATTACGCCGGGGGAGTTCCTAGGTGGCGTCCGCTATTTGCCAGATCAGCGGGCGGAGACCGATTCTGTAGTCATGCGGGCCAAAACCCGCACCATACGCTATATTAAGTCGCTTCATTATTTGCCCAATAAATCATTGCTGCGAAATGTCTAA
- the ndk gene encoding nucleoside-diphosphate kinase, whose product MDRTFVMVKPDGVKRGLIGEIVARFEQKGFQLKQAKVLHISQELAEQHYVEHREKPFFGELVDFITSGPVFAMVWEGKQAVKNARSIIGKTNPQEAAAGTIRGDFALDVESNIVHGSDSDESAAREIALFFGE is encoded by the coding sequence ATGGATCGTACATTTGTAATGGTCAAGCCTGATGGAGTAAAGCGTGGATTAATTGGTGAGATCGTGGCTCGCTTCGAGCAGAAGGGGTTTCAGTTGAAGCAGGCCAAGGTATTGCATATCTCACAAGAGCTTGCTGAGCAGCATTATGTAGAGCACCGCGAAAAGCCTTTCTTCGGTGAACTGGTAGACTTTATTACATCCGGCCCGGTATTTGCGATGGTATGGGAGGGCAAGCAGGCGGTCAAGAATGCCCGCTCGATCATCGGCAAGACGAATCCGCAGGAGGCTGCGGCGGGAACGATCCGCGGAGATTTCGCGCTGGATGTAGAGAGCAATATTGTGCATGGCTCGGACTCGGATGAGAGCGCGGCTCGAGAGATCGCCCTGTTCTTTGGGGAATAA